A single genomic interval of Bartonella sp. HY328 harbors:
- a CDS encoding ABC transporter ATP-binding protein, with translation MTKQPIIEINHLQITLPKGQERVFALADLSLKIHAGEITCLVGESGSGKSLTASAIMGLLPSRTVKVSNGEILYHGEDLLKMPEKSLQALSGNKMAMIFQEPMTALNPQKSVGWQIDEVLRLHTKLNKKDRFQKVIDILTEVHIPDPKSVYYAYPHQISGGQRQRVMIAMALILEPEFIIADEPTTALDVTTQAQILHLIKELQTKHKTGILFITHDFGVVAEIADTVAVLKLGELVEHGSADEVLNRPQHPYVKQLINAVPSLVPPEERQNSMDRPVLLNAIGLNKIYKAKAGFFSKGRKAVHAVKDLSFQLHHGETLGIVGESGSGKSTVSRLITRLLASDSGEVHFDGQDILTASASQLRRLRKDIQMVFQDPMASLNPRKRVIDLIAQGPIIHGVAKQKAHEEARRLVELVELPQSSLERFPHEFSGGQRQRIGIARALALKPKIIVADEPVSALDVSVQEQVLKLLIHLRQELSLSIVFVTHDLRVAAQLCDRVIVMQKGQITEQGETATLYSNPKSDYTKQLLASIPGKNWHPPRF, from the coding sequence ATGACCAAGCAACCGATTATTGAAATTAACCATTTGCAAATTACCTTGCCAAAGGGGCAGGAGCGGGTTTTTGCTTTGGCCGATTTATCGCTTAAAATCCATGCCGGTGAAATCACTTGCCTTGTTGGCGAAAGCGGCTCAGGCAAATCCTTGACTGCAAGCGCCATTATGGGGCTATTGCCTTCGCGCACGGTAAAAGTGAGCAATGGCGAAATCCTTTATCACGGTGAAGATTTATTAAAAATGCCAGAAAAATCGCTGCAAGCCTTGAGCGGTAATAAAATGGCGATGATTTTTCAAGAACCGATGACGGCGCTTAATCCGCAAAAAAGCGTTGGCTGGCAAATTGATGAAGTGTTGCGTTTGCACACCAAATTAAACAAAAAAGACCGCTTTCAAAAGGTCATAGATATTTTAACCGAGGTGCATATCCCCGATCCAAAATCGGTGTACTATGCCTATCCGCATCAAATTTCAGGTGGGCAAAGGCAAAGGGTGATGATTGCCATGGCGCTCATTTTAGAGCCAGAATTTATCATTGCCGATGAACCGACAACCGCCCTTGATGTCACCACACAAGCGCAAATTTTGCACCTTATTAAGGAATTGCAAACCAAGCATAAAACCGGCATTTTGTTCATTACCCATGATTTCGGTGTGGTGGCAGAAATTGCCGACACTGTTGCCGTTTTAAAATTGGGTGAATTGGTCGAGCATGGCAGCGCTGATGAGGTGCTAAACCGCCCGCAACATCCTTATGTTAAACAGCTCATTAATGCCGTGCCATCGCTTGTTCCCCCTGAAGAGCGGCAAAACTCAATGGATAGGCCAGTTTTGTTAAATGCCATAGGGCTTAATAAAATCTATAAGGCAAAAGCGGGCTTTTTTTCAAAGGGGCGTAAAGCAGTCCATGCGGTAAAGGATCTATCATTTCAATTGCATCATGGTGAAACCCTTGGCATTGTTGGCGAAAGTGGTTCAGGTAAATCCACCGTATCGCGCTTGATAACGCGGCTATTAGCAAGCGATAGCGGCGAAGTGCATTTTGATGGCCAAGATATTTTAACCGCCAGTGCCAGCCAATTACGGCGCTTGCGCAAAGATATACAGATGGTTTTTCAAGACCCAATGGCATCGCTTAATCCACGCAAAAGGGTGATTGACCTTATTGCCCAAGGGCCAATTATTCATGGCGTGGCAAAACAAAAAGCCCATGAGGAAGCACGCCGCCTTGTTGAATTGGTAGAATTGCCGCAAAGCAGCCTTGAGCGTTTCCCGCATGAATTTTCAGGCGGCCAACGCCAACGCATTGGCATTGCGCGCGCTTTAGCATTAAAGCCAAAAATCATTGTGGCTGATGAACCAGTTTCTGCCCTTGATGTGTCGGTGCAAGAACAGGTTTTAAAGCTGTTAATCCATTTGCGTCAAGAATTGTCGCTATCAATTGTGTTTGTTACCCATGATTTGCGTGTTGCTGCTCAATTATGCGACCGCGTTATTGTTATGCAAAAGGGGCAAATTACCGAGCAAGGTGAAACAGCCACTCTTTATAGCAATCCAAAATCTGATTATACCAAACAATTATTAGCTTCCATTCCGGGTAAAAATTGGCATCCTCCACGTTTTTAG
- a CDS encoding ABC transporter permease, whose protein sequence is MSAETILPHIKQPSRLNAFWRRFARNRAAVLGLILFIILVGMALFAGFIAPGDPLRRAGDALVFPFMNSANPLGTDQLGRDILAGIVHGARISLLIGVVATLISIIIGVIIGAIAGYFGGLIDDVLMRITEAFQTIPSFILLLALVAIFGSTIENIIFCIGIVSWTAPARMVRAEYMSLRQREFVEAARNLGCSNLSIIFKEILPSALPPVIVFASVIMASSVLMEAALAFLGLSDANYASWGNMIGQGRAVLQSQWYCAVIPGIAIFMTVLSFSLLGEGLNDALNPRQKK, encoded by the coding sequence ATGAGTGCTGAAACCATTTTGCCGCACATCAAACAACCATCACGCCTTAACGCCTTTTGGCGCCGCTTTGCCCGCAACCGCGCGGCAGTGCTTGGGCTTATTTTGTTTATTATCCTTGTTGGCATGGCGCTATTTGCTGGTTTTATTGCGCCCGGTGACCCGCTGCGACGTGCTGGTGACGCACTTGTTTTTCCATTTATGAATAGCGCAAACCCGCTTGGCACCGACCAGCTTGGCCGCGATATTTTAGCCGGCATTGTTCATGGCGCACGTATATCGCTGTTAATTGGTGTGGTTGCCACTTTAATTTCAATTATTATTGGCGTTATTATTGGTGCTATTGCTGGCTATTTTGGCGGCCTAATTGATGATGTTTTAATGCGCATTACTGAAGCCTTCCAAACCATTCCAAGCTTTATTTTGCTGTTGGCTTTGGTGGCCATTTTTGGCTCGACAATTGAAAATATTATTTTTTGCATTGGCATTGTTTCTTGGACTGCCCCTGCACGCATGGTGCGGGCTGAATATATGTCGCTAAGGCAGCGCGAATTTGTTGAAGCCGCGCGCAATCTTGGTTGCAGCAATTTATCCATTATTTTTAAAGAAATCCTGCCAAGTGCTTTGCCACCCGTTATCGTCTTTGCGTCGGTTATCATGGCAAGTTCGGTGTTGATGGAAGCGGCGCTTGCCTTTCTTGGTTTAAGTGACGCAAATTATGCGAGCTGGGGCAATATGATCGGGCAGGGCAGGGCGGTGCTGCAAAGCCAATGGTATTGCGCGGTTATTCCCGGTATTGCAATTTTTATGACGGTTCTTTCATTTTCCCTTTTGGGTGAAGGCCTTAATGACGCTCTAAATCCTAGGCAGAAAAAATGA
- a CDS encoding ABC transporter permease — MPAILTFALRRILQAVPVILLIMVGSFLLMHLAPGDMVDALVGDMGGADPKFVENLRIEYGLDQPVYVQLWLYLVKLAQFDFGWSYVYEQPVLQVLLDRLVPTLLLMVSSLFAAFIFGIALGALAARKAYSATDTVISTLGLVFYALPSFFLAILMIIVFSLKLGWLPSGGYKDIIAFHTGWRNALDIAIHLILPATSLALIYLAFYMRLMRTSMLEVMDLDYIRTAKAKGASGARLMFHHIMRNALLPVITLLGLQFSTILGGSVVIEQMFSIPGLGQLAYTSVIKRDMNSLMGIILLCSILVVIVNFITDLIYARLDARIELS, encoded by the coding sequence ATGCCTGCCATTTTAACCTTTGCGCTGCGCCGCATTTTACAAGCGGTTCCCGTTATACTTCTCATCATGGTGGGTAGTTTCTTGCTTATGCATCTCGCCCCCGGCGATATGGTTGATGCGCTTGTCGGTGATATGGGCGGTGCAGATCCAAAATTTGTTGAAAATTTGCGTATTGAATATGGGTTAGACCAACCCGTCTATGTGCAGCTATGGCTTTATTTGGTTAAATTGGCGCAATTTGATTTTGGCTGGTCTTATGTTTATGAGCAGCCCGTTTTGCAAGTATTGCTGGATCGCTTGGTGCCGACCTTATTATTAATGGTGTCATCGCTTTTTGCCGCTTTTATTTTTGGCATTGCTCTTGGTGCATTGGCCGCGCGTAAAGCCTATTCGGCAACCGATACGGTTATCTCAACGCTTGGATTGGTTTTTTACGCATTGCCAAGCTTTTTCCTTGCGATTTTGATGATTATTGTCTTTTCGTTAAAACTAGGCTGGCTACCATCGGGCGGCTATAAGGATATTATTGCTTTTCATACGGGTTGGCGCAATGCGCTTGATATTGCTATTCATCTTATCTTGCCGGCAACATCGCTTGCCTTAATTTACCTTGCTTTTTATATGCGCTTAATGCGTACCTCAATGCTCGAAGTTATGGATCTTGATTATATCCGCACTGCAAAAGCCAAGGGCGCAAGCGGCGCAAGATTAATGTTTCACCACATTATGCGTAATGCTTTATTGCCGGTTATCACTTTGCTGGGCCTACAATTTTCCACCATTTTAGGTGGCTCGGTAGTAATTGAGCAAATGTTTTCCATTCCAGGGCTGGGGCAACTTGCTTATACATCGGTTATCAAACGCGACATGAATTCTTTGATGGGCATTATATTGCTATGCTCAATTTTGGTGGTGATTGTTAATTTTATCACCGATCTTATTTATGCCCGCCTTGACGCAAGGATTGAACTATCATGA
- a CDS encoding ABC transporter substrate-binding protein produces MNLFKVGLGIILALGSGSFAMAQEAQSEQKIKKGGTAIFHLNQEQGVLNPALRASTGVYMISGKIMEPLIDRSYEGYVPVLATKWSSSEDGKTITFDLRENVRWHDGVDFTCDDVAYSAMNLWKPLLNYSSTLQENLVSVDCPTPHKAVFNYAKPMPLELLVAAMPDLGHPVPKHLYEGTDILRNKYNAAPIGTGPFKFSKYERGQYIIAERNDDYWRGKNYPYLDRVVWRFITDKAAAAAALQSGELMESGFNSISMSDMERLGASGKFDIGPKGFENNIAHTTVEFNLRNPILANLKVRQAIYHALDIDFAIKNIMRGYGKPGHGPIPSTGGANYTDDVPSYAYDVEKAKQLLDEAGYKADANGIRFKLRHRPAPWGEYTQLWAEYYAQALKEVGIEVELVANDAPGFLNGVYRDHDFDTASGWHLFRNDPAVSTTVWLQSGIPAGTPWSNQYGYKSEKMDSLIEQAAVEIDPKKRADLYHQMQKLEMEDLPVIFAIEHPFVATTSKVMKNHHNTPRWDSSSNYDLWLDQ; encoded by the coding sequence ATGAATTTATTCAAAGTGGGACTTGGTATTATATTGGCCTTGGGCAGCGGTAGCTTTGCTATGGCTCAAGAGGCGCAAAGCGAACAAAAAATTAAAAAGGGCGGCACTGCCATTTTCCACCTTAATCAAGAGCAAGGGGTTTTAAATCCAGCCTTGCGGGCGTCTACTGGTGTTTATATGATTTCTGGCAAGATCATGGAACCATTGATTGATCGCTCCTATGAAGGTTATGTGCCGGTTTTAGCAACCAAATGGTCGTCATCAGAAGATGGTAAAACCATTACCTTTGATTTGCGCGAAAATGTTCGCTGGCATGATGGGGTTGATTTTACCTGTGATGATGTTGCCTATAGTGCCATGAACCTTTGGAAACCTTTGCTCAATTATTCCTCCACCTTACAAGAAAATTTGGTGTCGGTTGACTGTCCAACTCCGCATAAAGCAGTTTTCAATTATGCAAAGCCAATGCCGCTTGAGCTGTTGGTAGCTGCTATGCCGGATCTTGGCCACCCAGTGCCCAAGCATCTTTATGAAGGCACTGATATTTTAAGAAATAAATATAATGCTGCGCCAATTGGTACCGGTCCATTTAAATTTTCTAAATATGAGCGCGGTCAATATATTATAGCTGAACGCAATGATGATTATTGGCGCGGCAAAAATTATCCCTATCTTGACCGTGTGGTTTGGCGTTTTATCACCGATAAGGCTGCAGCTGCTGCCGCACTTCAATCAGGTGAGTTGATGGAAAGCGGCTTTAACAGCATTTCTATGTCGGATATGGAACGCCTTGGCGCGAGCGGCAAATTTGACATTGGCCCCAAAGGTTTTGAAAATAACATCGCCCACACCACGGTTGAATTTAATTTGCGCAATCCAATCCTTGCCAATTTAAAAGTGCGCCAAGCAATTTATCATGCGTTAGATATTGATTTTGCGATTAAAAATATTATGCGTGGCTATGGTAAGCCGGGGCATGGGCCAATTCCAAGCACGGGTGGCGCAAATTATACCGATGATGTGCCAAGCTATGCCTATGATGTTGAAAAAGCCAAGCAATTGCTTGACGAGGCTGGGTACAAAGCCGATGCCAATGGCATTCGCTTTAAATTGCGTCATCGCCCAGCACCTTGGGGTGAATATACCCAGCTTTGGGCAGAATATTATGCACAAGCGTTAAAAGAGGTGGGCATTGAGGTGGAACTTGTTGCCAATGATGCACCCGGCTTTTTAAATGGCGTTTATCGTGACCATGACTTTGACACGGCAAGCGGCTGGCATTTATTCCGCAATGATCCAGCTGTTTCCACCACTGTTTGGCTGCAATCGGGTATTCCAGCTGGCACGCCTTGGAGCAATCAATATGGCTATAAATCGGAAAAAATGGACAGTCTTATTGAACAAGCGGCAGTTGAGATAGACCCCAAAAAACGCGCTGATCTTTATCATCAAATGCAAAAATTAGAAATGGAAGATTTGCCGGTGATTTTCGCGATAGAGCATCCATTTGTGGCAACCACCAGCAAGGTGATGAAAAACCACCATAATACACCGCGTTGGGATTCATCTAGCAATTATGATTTATGGTTAGATCAATAG
- a CDS encoding GMC family oxidoreductase yields the protein MAETFNYIIIGAGTAGCLLANRLSENPNNRVLLLEAGNRDNYIWIHIPVGYLYCINNPRTDWCFTTEPQKGLNGRALAYPRGKVLGGCSSINGMIYMRGQAQDYDHWRQLGSIGWAWDDVLPFFKKSEDYFGNDNDFHGKGGEWRVEKQRLHWDILDAFRDAAHAYGIPIINDFNRGDNEGISYFNVNQNHGVRLNTAKAFLKPAAHRPNLVVRTKAQVKRLEFSKTSEDAGLRASGVVINGPEGDETIFADREIILCAGAVGSPQILELSGIGRGDVLKAANIDLIRERKEVGENLQDHLQLRCAFKVENIATLNEKASSLWGKMMIGLEYLLKRSGPMAMAPSQLGIFTRSHDSFTTPNLQYHVQPLSLGKFGEPVHKFPAFTASVCNLRPDSRGTIHIKNNDYKEAPAISPNYLSAASDQAVAADSIRITRKIVKQAPLQKYNPVEFMPGGNFLSEDDLIKAAGDIGTTIFHPVGTCRMGSDENSIVDPQLRVRGIHGLRIADASIMPRITSGNTNSPTLMIAEKAAAFILADG from the coding sequence ATGGCGGAGACTTTTAATTATATTATTATTGGTGCAGGTACTGCTGGTTGCTTATTGGCCAATCGCTTATCAGAGAATCCAAATAATCGGGTTTTACTGTTGGAAGCAGGCAATCGCGATAATTATATATGGATTCATATTCCCGTCGGCTATCTTTATTGCATTAACAATCCGCGCACCGATTGGTGTTTTACAACCGAGCCGCAAAAAGGCTTGAATGGCCGCGCCCTAGCCTATCCTCGCGGTAAGGTGCTTGGTGGCTGCTCATCCATTAATGGTATGATTTATATGCGCGGCCAAGCGCAAGATTATGATCATTGGCGCCAATTAGGTAGCATTGGTTGGGCGTGGGATGATGTCTTGCCATTTTTTAAAAAATCTGAAGATTACTTTGGCAATGATAACGATTTTCACGGCAAAGGTGGCGAGTGGCGGGTTGAAAAACAGCGTTTGCATTGGGATATTCTTGATGCGTTTCGTGATGCTGCTCATGCCTATGGTATTCCTATTATCAATGATTTCAACCGTGGAGATAATGAAGGCATTTCTTATTTTAATGTCAACCAGAACCATGGTGTACGGCTTAATACCGCCAAAGCCTTTTTAAAGCCTGCCGCCCATCGCCCTAATTTGGTCGTGCGCACAAAGGCGCAAGTTAAGCGGCTAGAATTTTCAAAAACCAGTGAAGATGCAGGCTTGCGAGCAAGCGGCGTGGTTATTAATGGCCCAGAAGGTGATGAGACGATTTTTGCAGACCGCGAAATTATTCTTTGTGCGGGTGCCGTTGGGTCGCCGCAAATATTAGAGCTTTCCGGTATTGGTCGCGGTGATGTTTTAAAGGCCGCTAATATTGATCTTATCCGCGAGCGCAAGGAGGTTGGTGAAAACTTGCAAGACCATTTGCAATTGCGCTGCGCTTTCAAGGTGGAAAATATTGCTACTTTAAATGAAAAAGCATCAAGCCTTTGGGGTAAGATGATGATAGGCCTTGAATATTTGCTAAAACGCTCTGGCCCAATGGCAATGGCTCCAAGCCAGCTTGGTATTTTTACGCGCTCTCATGACAGTTTTACCACGCCCAATTTGCAATATCATGTACAGCCGTTAAGCCTTGGCAAATTTGGTGAGCCGGTACATAAATTTCCAGCCTTTACCGCAAGTGTTTGTAATTTACGCCCTGATAGCCGTGGCACTATTCATATTAAAAATAATGATTATAAAGAAGCGCCTGCTATTTCGCCCAATTATTTAAGCGCCGCCAGCGACCAAGCTGTTGCGGCGGATTCGATACGTATTACCCGCAAAATTGTCAAACAAGCACCTTTGCAAAAATATAATCCAGTGGAGTTTATGCCGGGCGGCAATTTTTTAAGTGAAGATGATTTAATCAAAGCTGCTGGCGACATTGGTACAACAATTTTTCATCCTGTTGGCACGTGCCGCATGGGCAGCGATGAAAACAGCATTGTTGATCCGCAGTTGAGGGTACGCGGCATACATGGTTTACGCATAGCCGATGCTTCTATCATGCCAAGAATAACGTCAGGCAATACCAATTCACCAACCTTGATGATTGCTGAAAAGGCGGCGGCTTTTATTTTAGCTGATGGTTGA
- the tal gene encoding transaldolase: MTSKLEQLRAMTTVVADTGDIDAVIRLKPTDCTTNPTIVLKALGTPMFSDAVSEAISWGKGQNGSREAIISAIADRLAISVGAALVNIVPGRVSTEVDADLSFDAEASVKKAHNIIAAYKERGIERERILIKLASTWEGIRAAEILQKEGIDCNLTLLFSKAQAIACADAGAFLISPFVGRILDWYKKSTGLDYTAETDPGVLSVRSIYNYYKANGIKTIVMGASFRNAGEIEALAGCDRLTISPALLDELANDTGALPRQLSPETVTAEAPIHMDEKTFRWMMNEDVMAAEKLSEGIRGFAKDLTALRTMIDKLLTA; the protein is encoded by the coding sequence ATGACCAGCAAATTGGAACAATTGCGTGCCATGACGACCGTGGTTGCCGATACTGGCGATATTGATGCGGTTATTCGCCTTAAGCCAACTGATTGCACCACCAATCCTACCATTGTTTTAAAAGCATTGGGGACACCAATGTTTAGTGATGCGGTGAGTGAAGCCATTAGCTGGGGCAAGGGACAAAATGGTAGCCGTGAAGCAATTATCAGCGCTATAGCGGATCGCCTTGCAATTTCGGTTGGTGCAGCTTTGGTTAATATCGTACCGGGGCGTGTTTCAACTGAAGTTGATGCCGATCTTTCTTTTGATGCCGAAGCTTCGGTTAAAAAAGCCCATAATATCATTGCCGCTTATAAAGAGCGTGGTATTGAGCGTGAGCGTATTTTGATCAAGCTTGCATCAACTTGGGAAGGTATCCGTGCCGCTGAAATTTTGCAAAAAGAAGGCATTGATTGCAATTTGACCTTGCTCTTTAGCAAAGCACAAGCCATTGCCTGTGCCGATGCTGGCGCTTTCCTTATTTCGCCATTTGTAGGCCGTATCCTTGATTGGTACAAAAAATCAACTGGTCTTGATTACACCGCTGAAACTGATCCGGGTGTCTTATCCGTTCGCTCGATTTACAATTATTACAAGGCTAATGGCATTAAAACCATTGTTATGGGAGCGTCTTTCCGCAATGCTGGTGAAATTGAAGCTCTTGCTGGTTGTGACCGCCTAACCATTAGCCCGGCGCTTTTGGACGAATTGGCCAATGACACTGGTGCATTGCCACGTCAATTATCACCCGAAACAGTTACTGCTGAAGCACCGATCCACATGGATGAAAAAACCTTCCGTTGGATGATGAATGAAGATGTGATGGCAGCTGAAAAATTGTCAGAAGGTATTCGTGGTTTTGCTAAGGATTTAACCGCCCTTCGCACCATGATTGATAAATTATTGACCGCTTAA
- a CDS encoding nucleoside/nucleotide kinase family protein, with protein MDKITKNAAKIADIARQKLAENNGQRVLIAVAGAPGSGKSTLSEHAIDLLNAGETGYAALLPMDGYHYDDSVLNKMGRRAFKGAIDTFDAHGLRHMVQRLKANEDDTIAIPVFDRSIEIARAGGRLISQSTKIIICEGNYLLALQSPWQRLKPLFDYTIFVEVELSDLRQRLQQRWRSLGVDEEEVTRKVEENDLPNGLSIIANSARPDLYLKNSD; from the coding sequence ATGGATAAAATTACAAAAAATGCTGCAAAAATTGCTGATATTGCGCGCCAAAAGCTAGCAGAAAATAATGGCCAAAGGGTGCTTATTGCTGTTGCTGGTGCACCTGGATCTGGAAAATCTACCCTTAGCGAACACGCTATTGACCTTTTAAACGCTGGCGAAACTGGCTATGCAGCGCTGTTGCCAATGGATGGTTATCATTATGATGATAGTGTTTTGAATAAGATGGGCAGACGCGCTTTTAAAGGTGCGATTGATACATTTGATGCCCATGGCTTACGCCATATGGTGCAACGTTTAAAAGCCAATGAAGATGATACTATTGCCATTCCGGTGTTTGACCGCAGTATCGAAATTGCGCGCGCCGGCGGCAGGCTTATTAGCCAATCAACCAAAATCATTATTTGCGAGGGCAATTATTTACTTGCCCTTCAATCGCCTTGGCAGCGGTTAAAACCACTTTTTGATTATACAATTTTTGTCGAGGTTGAATTAAGCGATTTGCGCCAAAGACTTCAACAAAGATGGCGCAGTTTAGGGGTTGATGAAGAGGAAGTTACCCGTAAGGTTGAAGAAAATGATTTGCCAAACGGGTTGTCAATTATTGCAAATTCGGCAAGGCCAGATCTATATTTAAAAAATTCAGATTGA
- a CDS encoding sugar phosphate isomerase/epimerase family protein, whose amino-acid sequence MKHGIYYSYWEHEWSAKFGPYVEKVARLGFDIIEVAAHHINDYSDAELANILAIAKANNISLTAGIGPSVHKNLSSPDKAVRDAGKAFFEQTLTNIAKLDIKVIGGALHSYWPIDYSKPVDKEGDRARGVEGITSIADFANNLGINLCIEVLNRFENHVLNTAAEGVAFVQDVGKPNVKVMLDTFHMNIEEDSFGEAIRTAGSLLGHFHTGENNRRVPGKGQLPWHEIGLALRDINYQGAVVMEPFVKTGGTIGSDIKVWRDLSNGANEAQMDEDAKESLAFSRFVLGR is encoded by the coding sequence ATGAAACACGGAATTTATTACTCTTATTGGGAACATGAATGGAGCGCAAAATTTGGGCCTTATGTTGAAAAGGTTGCGCGGCTTGGTTTTGATATTATTGAAGTTGCTGCCCATCACATTAATGATTATAGTGATGCTGAACTTGCCAATATTCTTGCAATCGCTAAGGCTAATAATATTAGCCTTACCGCTGGTATTGGCCCATCGGTCCATAAAAATCTTTCCTCGCCCGATAAAGCGGTGCGTGATGCTGGTAAAGCATTTTTTGAACAAACCCTCACCAATATTGCTAAGCTCGATATTAAGGTTATTGGCGGTGCTTTGCATTCTTATTGGCCGATTGATTATTCAAAGCCAGTTGATAAGGAAGGCGATCGTGCCCGTGGTGTTGAAGGCATAACCTCAATTGCCGATTTTGCCAATAATCTTGGTATTAATTTGTGCATTGAAGTGCTTAACCGCTTTGAAAACCATGTGCTTAATACTGCCGCCGAAGGGGTAGCTTTTGTGCAAGATGTTGGCAAACCAAATGTTAAGGTCATGCTTGATACATTCCATATGAATATTGAAGAAGATAGTTTTGGTGAAGCTATCCGCACAGCTGGTTCATTGCTTGGCCATTTCCATACTGGCGAAAATAATCGGCGTGTACCGGGCAAAGGACAATTGCCTTGGCATGAAATTGGCCTTGCTTTGCGCGATATTAATTATCAAGGCGCCGTCGTGATGGAGCCATTTGTCAAGACCGGCGGCACTATTGGTTCTGATATTAAGGTTTGGCGTGATCTTAGCAATGGCGCAAATGAAGCACAAATGGATGAAGATGCAAAAGAATCCTTGGCATTTTCGCGATTTGTCCTTGGCCGATAA
- a CDS encoding SDR family NAD(P)-dependent oxidoreductase, with the protein MYMQKLRLDGKFAAITGGSRGIGLAIAHALAEAGARIAILDRDEAALGEGSAALKALGYACETHLVDVTNSAAVQKIADDMAARNDAADILVANAGIGRPPVGAENMSDDDWLSVNDVNLNGVFWCNRAFGRHMLAKGSGAIVNIGSMSGLIVNRPQGQSHYNASKAGVHHLTHSLAAEWADRGVRVNSVAPTYIETPLIAHAEASGLADLWRKDTPMGRFGQAHEVASVVHFLVSDAASLMTGAVVPVDGGYTCW; encoded by the coding sequence ATGTATATGCAAAAATTAAGACTTGATGGAAAATTTGCCGCAATAACTGGTGGCAGTCGGGGCATTGGTCTTGCAATTGCACATGCTTTGGCCGAAGCTGGCGCGCGCATTGCAATCCTAGATCGCGATGAAGCTGCCCTTGGCGAAGGTAGCGCAGCTCTTAAAGCCTTGGGTTATGCTTGTGAAACCCATCTTGTTGATGTGACAAATTCTGCTGCGGTGCAAAAAATTGCCGATGATATGGCAGCGCGTAATGATGCTGCTGATATTTTGGTAGCGAATGCAGGAATTGGCCGCCCACCAGTTGGTGCTGAAAATATGAGCGATGATGATTGGCTAAGTGTCAATGATGTCAATCTCAATGGCGTATTTTGGTGTAACCGTGCTTTTGGTCGCCATATGCTGGCCAAAGGTAGTGGTGCTATTGTTAATATTGGCTCAATGTCGGGGCTTATTGTTAATCGCCCGCAAGGACAATCCCACTATAATGCCTCCAAGGCAGGTGTTCATCATCTTACCCATTCACTCGCAGCAGAATGGGCAGATCGCGGCGTGCGGGTTAATAGTGTTGCACCAACCTATATTGAGACGCCGCTCATTGCCCATGCTGAAGCAAGTGGTCTTGCCGATCTTTGGCGTAAGGACACACCGATGGGACGCTTTGGACAGGCGCATGAAGTGGCAAGTGTTGTGCATTTTCTTGTATCTGACGCGGCAAGTTTGATGACCGGTGCTGTGGTGCCCGTGGATGGCGGATATACTTGCTGGTAA